One part of the Olleya sp. YS genome encodes these proteins:
- a CDS encoding ATP-binding protein encodes MINKRLLIKNLLAHNDENSFYDKKRKIDISQKEGKAKFLKHVCALSNSNPKNNSYIVIGVEDEDNKIIGVDFFDDSKIQNLINAYLTNPPIVQYENIPFPHLPDDKVVGLVTIRANERLTSLRKNIWKYYGGSVFFRDGSMSMPKVFKSDIKDVNSKIVEAIESHAQNNIEYTLDGVFDFMQKRQDYNPKYIVFKEYFVLCWSGEKKQVKDETFYSRVDIELINEQVRLFFSTLDEVAISYDTDSFTIVEYVQLGLQKSYKYYPLERTVISFGNNANYNIDSTLIFNPPQFDKKILHHIYNSNNAILEKLKKGHVLNNNELSDLNNLPDTYLICYLNLFHEALDKLSDAKPYLKPFPEIYTKYKEVLRILRKVKYS; translated from the coding sequence ATGATTAACAAACGCCTTTTAATTAAAAACCTGCTCGCACATAACGATGAGAACAGTTTTTATGACAAAAAGCGAAAGATTGATATTAGCCAAAAAGAAGGAAAAGCAAAGTTTTTAAAGCATGTTTGCGCGTTGTCCAATAGCAATCCTAAAAACAACTCGTACATCGTTATTGGTGTAGAAGATGAAGACAATAAGATTATAGGTGTGGATTTTTTTGACGATTCTAAAATCCAAAACCTCATTAATGCCTATTTAACCAATCCACCAATAGTGCAGTACGAGAATATTCCATTTCCACATTTACCAGATGATAAAGTCGTAGGGTTAGTTACCATTCGTGCTAATGAAAGATTGACATCGCTTAGAAAAAACATCTGGAAATATTATGGAGGTTCTGTTTTTTTTAGAGATGGTAGCATGAGCATGCCTAAAGTATTTAAAAGCGACATTAAAGATGTAAACTCTAAAATAGTAGAAGCTATTGAGAGTCATGCACAAAATAATATTGAATACACTTTAGATGGTGTTTTTGATTTTATGCAAAAACGACAAGACTACAATCCAAAATACATTGTGTTTAAAGAATATTTTGTGTTGTGTTGGTCAGGCGAAAAAAAGCAAGTTAAAGACGAAACGTTTTACTCTAGAGTCGATATTGAACTTATTAATGAGCAAGTCCGTTTATTTTTTTCAACCTTAGATGAAGTGGCTATTAGTTATGACACAGATTCGTTCACAATTGTTGAGTACGTTCAGCTTGGGCTTCAAAAGTCTTACAAATATTATCCTTTAGAGCGTACAGTTATTAGTTTTGGTAATAATGCAAATTATAATATTGATTCCACGTTAATATTTAACCCACCTCAGTTTGACAAAAAAATATTACATCACATTTACAATTCTAATAATGCCATTTTAGAAAAACTAAAAAAAGGACACGTTTTGAATAATAACGAGTTAAGTGATCTAAACAACCTACCTGATACGTATTTAATATGCTATTTAAATTTATTTCATGAAGCATTGGATAAGTTAAGCGATGCTAAGCCATACTTAAAACCCTTTCCTGAAATTTATACCAAATACAAAGAAGTGTTACGTATTTTAAGAAAAGTAAAATACAGTTAG
- a CDS encoding SDR family NAD(P)-dependent oxidoreductase codes for MSNKTALITGATSGIGRATAHEFAKHGINLILCGRRQERLDTIEKALAKQTKVHTLNFDVRDKKAVFEAIESLPKDFKQIDILINNAGNAHGLDPIQEGDLDDWDAMMDINVKGLLYVSKAVIPQMTERQFGHIINIGSSAGKEVYPKGNVYCASKHAVVAVTEGMRIDLNPFGIKVTAINPGLVETEFSKVRFKGDAKADTVYKGYKALQPEDLADVIYFTVSRPAHVNIADVLMFCTAQASSTIVNKN; via the coding sequence ATGAGTAATAAAACAGCATTAATAACAGGAGCAACTAGTGGTATAGGACGCGCAACTGCACACGAGTTTGCAAAACACGGAATTAACCTCATCCTTTGTGGACGACGACAAGAACGCTTAGATACTATTGAAAAAGCGTTAGCAAAGCAAACTAAAGTCCACACTTTAAATTTTGATGTACGTGATAAAAAAGCGGTCTTCGAGGCTATTGAATCTTTACCTAAAGACTTTAAACAAATAGATATTCTTATAAATAACGCAGGAAATGCACACGGATTAGACCCAATACAAGAAGGTGATTTAGACGATTGGGATGCTATGATGGATATTAATGTTAAAGGGTTATTATATGTTAGTAAAGCGGTAATACCACAAATGACTGAGCGTCAATTTGGACATATCATTAATATAGGCTCCTCTGCTGGGAAAGAAGTCTATCCAAAAGGCAATGTGTATTGTGCTAGCAAACACGCAGTAGTTGCAGTTACTGAAGGTATGCGTATTGACCTTAACCCATTTGGAATAAAAGTTACAGCCATAAATCCTGGTTTGGTTGAAACCGAATTCTCTAAAGTACGTTTTAAAGGTGATGCTAAAGCAGATACTGTTTATAAAGGCTACAAAGCGTTGCAACCAGAAGATTTGGCTGATGTTATTTACTTTACAGTGTCACGTCCAGCACACGTCAATATTGCGGATGTACTTATGTTTTGCACTGCTCAGGCTAGTAGTACTATTGTAAATAAAAATTAA
- a CDS encoding aldo/keto reductase — MIKNNFSKVIAGTMTWGQWGKQLDKKNMVNLMHHCVEANITAFDHADIYGDYSTEKDFGNAFAESHIDRNHIQLISKCGIQYLGEARPENKVKHYNYSKDYIIWSAEQSLKNLKTDYLDLLLLHRPSPLMDVEEIAEAVSTLKQQGKIKDFGVSNFTPSQIDLLSKVVDVKVNQIQFSLTHHTAMHNGSLDHMQLHNIQPMSWSPLGNVFKEDNEQTRRIHKQLGELLDKYNATEDQLLLAWIMKHPANILPVIGTTNTKRLSDAYAATTIELELEDWFLILVACQGHKVP; from the coding sequence ATGATAAAAAACAACTTTTCTAAAGTCATTGCTGGAACAATGACTTGGGGACAATGGGGAAAACAACTAGATAAAAAAAACATGGTCAACCTCATGCATCACTGCGTTGAGGCTAATATAACAGCTTTTGACCATGCAGATATCTATGGTGATTACAGTACCGAAAAAGATTTTGGTAACGCTTTTGCGGAAAGCCATATTGACCGAAACCACATCCAATTGATATCCAAATGTGGAATCCAATATCTTGGTGAAGCGCGTCCAGAAAACAAAGTTAAGCACTATAATTATAGTAAAGACTACATTATTTGGTCTGCAGAACAGTCCCTAAAAAATTTAAAAACAGACTATTTAGACCTACTGTTATTACACAGACCAAGCCCATTGATGGACGTTGAGGAAATTGCTGAAGCTGTGTCTACTTTAAAACAACAGGGTAAAATTAAAGATTTTGGAGTATCAAATTTTACACCATCACAAATTGACTTACTTTCGAAGGTTGTTGACGTAAAAGTGAATCAAATACAGTTTTCGTTAACCCATCACACAGCAATGCACAATGGGAGTTTAGACCATATGCAACTGCACAACATACAACCTATGTCTTGGTCGCCATTAGGTAATGTATTTAAAGAGGATAACGAACAAACACGTCGTATACATAAACAATTAGGTGAGTTACTGGATAAATACAATGCAACTGAAGACCAATTATTATTAGCTTGGATTATGAAGCATCCAGCAAACATTTTGCCTGTTATTGGTACAACTAATACAAAACGGTTATCTGATGCTTACGCAGCAACAACCATAGAGTTAGAATTAGAAGATTGGTTTTTAATTTTAGTGGCTTGTCAAGGACATAAAGTACCCTAA